A section of the Deltaproteobacteria bacterium genome encodes:
- a CDS encoding HEAT repeat domain-containing protein, producing the protein MIRLLGNIILAVACLALVSCAGLPPWEQRAVGDKVWYRQDGSAAASRADLEQCRRLVSDSTEVSRCMEEMGYIQMPRKEAELLRVKNLQHRGLSPAAIAERLQMSERQVRRYTDEKYELPQHYDLGHQPLEILRGLGAAGVDSLMDALDDPDPLVRSQAAKALGEIGDPRAVEPLLAALNDQEPLIRRQAAEALGKIGDDRAVAPLLAVLQRKDEAAHVRASAAETLGLLRNPIAVEPLLTALRDQDWNIRSRAAQALGNIGDTRAVEPLMAALADREAVVRQHLSEALGKIGDPRSRSALEAMLEDEDRNVRTAARQALQLLEMPGIR; encoded by the coding sequence ATGATTAGACTTCTGGGTAACATTATCCTGGCAGTGGCATGCCTGGCTCTTGTCAGTTGTGCCGGTCTGCCCCCATGGGAGCAACGGGCGGTCGGTGACAAGGTGTGGTATCGTCAGGATGGTTCTGCTGCTGCAAGCCGCGCTGACCTCGAACAGTGCCGCAGACTGGTTTCTGACTCGACCGAGGTCAGTCGCTGTATGGAAGAAATGGGATACATACAAATGCCCAGAAAAGAGGCTGAACTACTGCGAGTGAAGAACCTTCAGCATCGGGGGCTCAGCCCGGCGGCAATAGCCGAGCGTTTGCAAATGAGTGAGCGCCAGGTCCGCCGCTACACAGATGAGAAGTATGAATTACCCCAGCACTATGATCTCGGCCACCAGCCTTTGGAAATTCTCAGAGGCCTGGGTGCTGCAGGAGTCGACTCTCTCATGGACGCTCTAGATGACCCTGATCCTCTGGTGCGAAGTCAGGCAGCGAAAGCCCTTGGTGAGATCGGTGACCCGAGGGCGGTCGAGCCACTGCTGGCGGCTCTCAACGACCAGGAGCCGCTCATCAGGAGACAGGCAGCCGAAGCTTTGGGCAAGATAGGCGATGACAGGGCAGTGGCGCCCCTGCTGGCAGTACTGCAGCGCAAGGACGAGGCAGCTCATGTGCGCGCCAGCGCTGCCGAGACGCTCGGTCTGCTCCGTAATCCAATTGCCGTCGAGCCACTGCTCACTGCCTTGCGGGACCAGGACTGGAATATTCGCAGCCGCGCTGCCCAGGCCTTGGGCAATATTGGCGACACTCGAGCTGTGGAGCCGTTGATGGCCGCTCTTGCCGATAGAGAAGCAGTTGTCAGGCAGCACCTTAGCGAAGCTTTGGGCAAAATTGGCGATCCCCGTTCACGTTCAGCCCTTGAAGCGATGCTGGAGGATGAGGATAGAAACGTGCGCACTGCTGCTCGGCAAGCATTGCAGCTCCTGGAAATGCCCGGGATTCGCTGA
- a CDS encoding diguanylate cyclase, protein MNAGHNPTDRQKLESDGFKILLVEQDKEAVEQLRGLLIANGYQVAHLDPSAIGSTNDMPTSYDAIIFSEDSACLTLSDLQEVLGLDRRSSFLILLGGSSTVERAVDAMLEGAHAYLTKPVCGKRLLDVLKKGFENQKIFHDIMQMATEVQEVNRQLEQHRKNLLEEKKQLERKTEQLHLLYDLSLTVNASLDREEIVHKVFHHLHQVFQVDWCRVCLFNSHENQDWECVVGSRASGLSAVQSLPLSAQGKSIGVMELTTTAAISKEHRQLLDTIALQVGMALQNANSHELVKHLADQDPLTRLGNRRSFERQLQREFRRYRRYRQDMSLILCDLDRFKEINDRFGHQTGDKVLRHLGRVMLESFRDCDYVARWGGDEFAVILPNTAKEQALLSAERLRQRLRQPVENDGRALIQVSASFGIADTKSCALNKAHDLLALADQALYQGKKAGGDEIRLCQENQQPPSDSCPLWIEAGTPATIAW, encoded by the coding sequence ATGAATGCTGGGCACAATCCTACTGACCGCCAGAAACTTGAAAGCGACGGGTTCAAGATCCTGCTCGTAGAGCAGGACAAGGAAGCCGTTGAGCAGCTCAGAGGACTCCTCATCGCTAATGGTTATCAGGTGGCCCACCTCGATCCTAGTGCCATTGGTTCCACCAATGATATGCCCACCAGTTACGATGCCATTATTTTCTCCGAGGATAGTGCTTGTCTCACCCTGAGCGATCTGCAGGAGGTTCTCGGCCTCGATCGTCGCAGTTCTTTTCTGATACTGCTCGGCGGCAGTTCTACAGTAGAGCGAGCAGTGGATGCCATGCTCGAGGGCGCCCATGCCTATCTGACCAAGCCAGTATGTGGCAAGAGACTGCTGGATGTGTTGAAAAAAGGATTCGAAAATCAGAAAATTTTTCATGATATCATGCAGATGGCCACTGAAGTCCAGGAAGTGAACCGCCAGCTCGAGCAACACAGAAAGAATTTGCTCGAGGAAAAGAAGCAGCTAGAAAGAAAGACGGAACAGCTCCACCTGCTCTATGATCTCAGTCTCACAGTGAATGCCTCCCTCGACAGAGAAGAAATTGTCCATAAAGTATTTCATCACCTGCACCAGGTCTTCCAGGTGGACTGGTGCCGCGTGTGTTTGTTCAATAGCCATGAGAACCAGGATTGGGAATGCGTGGTGGGCAGCCGTGCCTCTGGACTGTCAGCAGTGCAGTCCCTACCCCTTTCAGCCCAGGGCAAATCCATTGGCGTCATGGAGTTGACAACCACTGCAGCAATTAGCAAAGAACATCGCCAATTGCTTGACACTATTGCCCTGCAGGTCGGTATGGCCCTCCAAAATGCCAACAGTCATGAACTGGTCAAACATCTTGCTGACCAGGATCCGCTGACCCGTCTGGGTAATCGGCGGTCTTTCGAACGTCAATTGCAGAGGGAGTTCAGGAGATACCGTCGCTACCGCCAGGATATGTCTCTCATCCTCTGCGACCTGGATCGCTTCAAGGAAATCAACGATCGCTTTGGACATCAAACTGGCGACAAGGTGCTTCGTCATCTGGGGCGGGTGATGCTCGAAAGCTTCCGTGACTGCGACTATGTGGCCCGCTGGGGTGGAGACGAATTCGCTGTCATTCTCCCCAACACTGCCAAAGAACAGGCCTTGCTCTCAGCTGAACGACTGCGTCAGCGTTTACGACAACCTGTGGAAAATGATGGCCGAGCCCTCATACAGGTGAGTGCCAGCTTTGGCATTGCCGACACAAAATCATGTGCCCTCAATAAGGCACACGACCTGCTTGCCCTGGCAGATCAGGCCCTTTATCAGGGTAAGAAGGCAGGGGGAGACGAAATACGACTGTGCCAGGAAAACCAGCAACCTCCGTCTGACTCTTGTCCGCTGTGGATTGAGGCAGGAACACCTGCGACCATTGCCTGGTAG
- the def gene encoding peptide deformylase, translating into MAILEIRKYPEKVLLEKAHPVEQVDRSIYKLADDMAETMYEAPGIGLAANQVGETSRVIVVDLAPKKPESNLIVLVNPEIVAAEGLISTEEGCLSVPDYQADVKRFQKVVVRALNLEGRPVEIEAEDLFAVVLQHEIDHLNGTLFIDRISRLKRDLYKRRMRKKLAK; encoded by the coding sequence ATGGCCATACTCGAAATTCGGAAATATCCTGAGAAGGTGCTTCTCGAGAAGGCTCACCCGGTTGAGCAGGTGGACAGGAGCATATACAAGCTTGCAGATGACATGGCAGAGACCATGTACGAAGCGCCAGGCATAGGTCTCGCCGCCAATCAGGTGGGGGAAACGAGCCGGGTGATAGTGGTTGACCTGGCTCCCAAGAAGCCCGAGTCTAATCTTATTGTGCTGGTCAATCCGGAAATAGTGGCGGCCGAAGGGCTAATTAGCACAGAGGAAGGCTGCCTCAGCGTGCCGGACTATCAGGCGGATGTGAAGAGATTCCAGAAGGTTGTCGTTCGGGCACTCAATCTGGAGGGCAGGCCGGTGGAAATAGAGGCAGAAGACCTCTTCGCCGTGGTACTGCAGCATGAGATCGATCATCTCAACGGCACTCTTTTCATTGACCGAATCAGCAGACTCAAGCGCGATCTCTACAAGCGCAGGATGAGGAAAAAACTCGCCAAATAG